In Sporichthya polymorpha DSM 43042, a genomic segment contains:
- a CDS encoding ATP-binding domain-containing protein encodes MLYDRLDEVRADAAERRRSVERKAGNTPQAAVERDAFNALHAQRLAALDAAARGLCFGRLDLTDGPTRYVGRVGLQHRDGAIEEPILLDWRAPAAQPFYLATAVEPAGVGRRRRIATSGRTVTGVSDEIFDADAASRWTGELVGEAALLSALSAARTGRMGDVVETIQAEQDRIIRAERQGVLVVAGGPGTGKTAVALHRAAYLLYAHRDVLARRVVLVIGPSPTFCDYIGQVLPSLGETDVLLRSIGGLVPDLEPNLTETPEVAELKGRLEMAEVVAAALRARQEPPADGLRVRHAGYELRVDAPACRRIADSARRSGRLHNEARPNVQRRLVDAFSKHYIAQVGGDPRGGRNLLDEHDQADLRSELADEPAILAAVESVWPWLTPEDLIGGLFADPDRIAAAAPMLTDTERALLVRRPGLGWSDADVPLLDEAAELLGDLPDHAAEARARALEAERRELEEYAEGVLAIAQGSRSTDIEDEADSDEAAEVLSVFDVVSGRGLAGRMEEIDDRTPVERAAADRTWVYGHVIVDEAQELTAMAWRALMRRIPTRSMTIVGDLFQSSSPGGALSWGDVLGPYVRDGNWRVAELTVNYRAPSEVMAIAGRVLAEIDPDATPPRSVRTVGELPWKEAVDPADLGARLRKAVDAALADGDGNLAVLVAAGAEAEAWAALEGVEGLATVGTHGPDLRARVVVLTVGQSKGLEFDTVIVVEPAAIVEASARGRSDLYVALTRATTHLGVLHTRDLPASLAAPDGWA; translated from the coding sequence ATGCTCTACGACCGGCTCGACGAGGTCCGGGCCGACGCCGCCGAGCGCCGGCGCTCGGTCGAGCGCAAGGCGGGCAACACGCCCCAGGCCGCGGTCGAGCGCGACGCCTTCAACGCCCTGCACGCGCAGCGACTCGCGGCGCTCGACGCCGCGGCCCGCGGCCTGTGCTTCGGCCGTCTCGACCTCACCGACGGGCCGACCCGGTACGTCGGCCGCGTCGGGCTCCAGCACCGGGACGGCGCGATCGAGGAGCCGATCCTGCTGGACTGGCGCGCCCCCGCCGCCCAGCCGTTCTACCTCGCGACGGCCGTCGAGCCCGCGGGCGTCGGCCGCCGGCGGCGGATCGCGACCTCCGGGCGGACGGTCACCGGCGTCTCCGACGAGATCTTCGACGCCGACGCCGCGTCCCGGTGGACCGGTGAACTCGTCGGCGAGGCCGCGCTGCTGTCCGCCCTCTCGGCCGCGCGGACCGGCCGGATGGGTGATGTCGTCGAGACCATTCAGGCCGAGCAGGACCGGATCATCCGCGCCGAGCGGCAGGGTGTCCTCGTCGTCGCCGGTGGTCCCGGGACGGGCAAGACCGCCGTCGCGCTGCACCGGGCCGCGTACCTGCTCTACGCGCACCGGGACGTGCTCGCGCGCCGGGTCGTGCTGGTGATCGGCCCGAGCCCGACGTTCTGCGACTACATCGGCCAGGTCCTGCCCAGCCTGGGCGAGACCGACGTGCTGCTGCGCAGCATCGGCGGCCTGGTCCCCGACCTGGAGCCGAACCTGACGGAGACGCCCGAGGTCGCCGAGCTCAAGGGCCGGCTGGAGATGGCCGAGGTCGTCGCCGCCGCGCTGCGGGCTCGGCAGGAGCCGCCGGCCGACGGGCTGCGGGTCCGGCACGCGGGCTACGAGCTGCGCGTCGACGCGCCGGCCTGCCGGCGCATTGCCGACTCCGCCCGCCGCAGCGGACGCCTGCACAACGAGGCCCGGCCGAACGTGCAGCGCCGCCTGGTCGATGCGTTCTCGAAGCACTACATCGCTCAAGTCGGCGGGGACCCCCGCGGCGGGCGCAACCTGCTCGACGAGCACGACCAGGCCGACCTGCGGTCCGAGCTCGCGGACGAGCCGGCAATCCTCGCCGCGGTCGAGTCGGTCTGGCCGTGGCTCACGCCGGAGGACCTGATCGGTGGCCTGTTCGCCGACCCGGACCGGATCGCGGCGGCGGCGCCGATGCTGACCGACACCGAGCGGGCGCTGCTCGTCCGCCGCCCGGGGCTGGGCTGGAGCGACGCCGACGTCCCGCTGCTCGACGAGGCCGCTGAGTTGCTCGGCGACCTGCCCGACCACGCCGCCGAGGCCCGGGCCCGCGCGCTGGAGGCCGAGCGCCGCGAGCTCGAGGAGTACGCCGAGGGTGTGCTCGCGATCGCCCAGGGCTCCCGGTCGACCGACATCGAGGACGAGGCGGACTCCGACGAGGCCGCCGAGGTCCTGTCCGTCTTCGACGTCGTCTCCGGCCGCGGGCTCGCCGGGCGCATGGAGGAGATCGACGACCGCACCCCCGTCGAGCGCGCCGCCGCCGACCGGACCTGGGTCTACGGCCACGTCATCGTCGACGAGGCGCAGGAGCTCACCGCGATGGCGTGGCGCGCGCTGATGCGTCGCATCCCGACGCGGTCGATGACGATCGTCGGCGACCTGTTCCAGAGCTCGTCACCCGGCGGCGCGCTGTCCTGGGGCGACGTCCTGGGCCCGTACGTTCGCGACGGCAACTGGCGCGTCGCGGAGCTGACGGTGAACTACCGCGCGCCGTCCGAGGTGATGGCGATCGCCGGCCGCGTCCTGGCCGAGATCGACCCGGACGCGACGCCGCCCCGCTCGGTCCGCACCGTCGGCGAGCTGCCGTGGAAGGAGGCCGTCGACCCGGCTGACCTCGGCGCCCGGCTGCGCAAGGCCGTCGACGCCGCGCTCGCCGACGGTGACGGCAACCTCGCGGTCCTCGTCGCCGCCGGCGCCGAGGCCGAGGCCTGGGCCGCCCTCGAGGGCGTCGAGGGCCTCGCGACCGTCGGCACCCACGGCCCCGACCTCCGCGCCCGCGTCGTCGTCCTGACGGTGGGTCAGTCCAAGGGTCTGGAGTTCGACACCGTGATCGTCGTCGAGCCCGCCGCGATCGTCGAGGCCTCCGCCCGCGGCCGCAGCGACCTCTACGTCGCCCTCACCCGCGCGACCACCCACCTCGGCGTCCTCCACACCCGCGACCTCCCGGCCTCCCTCGCCGCCCCCGACGGCTGGGCCTGA
- a CDS encoding ATP-binding protein, whose protein sequence is MPAHSSSSPPAPRTLGELRASGHQHRTLKAELRANLLEALRTGGERFRGIVGFDETVLPALERALLAGHDLVLLGERGQGKTRLARTLTTLLDDWTPVIAGSALREHPYEPLTAHSRALVAEAGDDLPIEWLSAADRYAEKLATPDTSVGDLIGDVDPVKVAEGRSLGDPETVHYGLVPRANRGVFVLNELPDLAERIQVSLLNVLEERDIQIRGYNLRLPLDLLLVATANPEDYTNRGRIITPLKDRFGAEIRTHYPLDLAHEIALVRQEAVLGWDGAESPVPDHLLEILIRFTRAVRESPAVDSRSGVSARFAIAAAETVAASAYRRSAVTGEQPVARVSDLATVVATLRGKVEFEAGEEGRELEVLAHLLRRATHEVFRARLGGADLSALIERIETEGMIATGDLVPASDLLEAIGPLSGLAKLMDRLGLDGAESPGQAAAAAEFALEGLYLARKISKDVDATGRVTYQS, encoded by the coding sequence ATGCCTGCGCACTCTTCCTCGTCCCCTCCTGCCCCGCGGACCCTCGGCGAACTCCGGGCGTCCGGGCACCAGCACCGCACGCTCAAGGCCGAGCTGCGTGCGAACCTGCTCGAGGCACTGCGCACCGGCGGCGAGCGGTTCCGCGGGATCGTCGGGTTCGACGAGACCGTCCTGCCCGCCCTCGAGCGCGCCCTGTTGGCCGGCCACGACCTGGTCCTGCTCGGCGAGCGCGGTCAGGGCAAGACCCGCCTGGCGCGGACCCTGACGACCCTGCTCGACGACTGGACACCGGTGATCGCGGGCTCGGCCCTGCGCGAGCACCCGTACGAGCCGCTGACGGCGCACAGCCGCGCGCTGGTGGCTGAGGCCGGGGACGACCTGCCGATCGAGTGGCTGTCGGCGGCCGACCGGTACGCGGAGAAGCTCGCCACCCCGGACACCTCCGTCGGTGACCTGATCGGCGACGTCGACCCGGTCAAGGTCGCGGAGGGGCGCAGCCTCGGCGACCCGGAGACCGTCCACTACGGCCTGGTTCCGCGCGCGAACCGCGGCGTCTTCGTGCTCAACGAGCTGCCCGACCTCGCCGAGCGGATCCAGGTCTCGCTGCTCAACGTGCTGGAGGAGCGGGACATCCAGATCCGTGGCTACAACCTGCGGCTCCCGCTGGACCTGCTGCTGGTCGCGACCGCGAACCCCGAGGACTACACGAACCGCGGGCGGATCATCACCCCGCTCAAGGACCGCTTCGGCGCCGAGATCCGCACCCACTACCCGCTCGACCTCGCCCACGAGATCGCGCTCGTGCGGCAGGAGGCCGTGCTCGGGTGGGACGGCGCGGAGTCCCCGGTGCCGGACCACCTCCTGGAGATCCTGATCCGCTTCACCCGCGCGGTGCGTGAGTCGCCGGCGGTGGACTCACGCTCGGGCGTCTCGGCCCGGTTCGCGATCGCCGCCGCGGAGACGGTCGCCGCCTCCGCGTACCGCCGCTCCGCGGTCACCGGCGAGCAGCCGGTTGCGCGGGTCTCCGACCTCGCGACGGTGGTCGCGACGCTGCGCGGCAAGGTCGAGTTCGAGGCCGGTGAGGAGGGCCGCGAGCTGGAGGTGCTCGCGCACCTGCTGCGCCGCGCCACCCACGAGGTCTTTCGGGCCCGCCTCGGCGGCGCGGACCTCTCCGCGCTGATCGAGCGGATCGAGACCGAGGGCATGATCGCGACCGGCGACCTCGTCCCGGCGTCCGACCTGCTCGAGGCGATCGGCCCGCTGTCCGGTCTGGCGAAACTGATGGACCGTCTGGGCCTCGACGGCGCCGAGTCGCCGGGGCAGGCCGCCGCGGCCGCGGAGTTCGCCCTCGAGGGCCTGTACCTCGCGCGCAAGATCTCCAAGGACGTCGACGCCACCGGGCGCGTGACCTACCAGTCATGA
- a CDS encoding MDR family MFS transporter, with amino-acid sequence MNSGRSFRLLMVGLLLGVLLGALDGTMVAVALPTIVGDLGGVEDTHWVVTAYLLTATASTLLYGRVSDLFGRKPVFLAAIGVFLAGSALCALAPGMGTLAAARALQGLGGGGLLTLALAVIADVVPARDRAKYQGLFGAVFGLASVLGPVIGGPVVDAAGWRWLFLLNLPVGAVVLALVLTQLPLPVRRREHALDVRGAVLLAGAVGCFLCWITRGQEVGWDSPQSWLLGVAAAVLAPAFVASQRSAPEPVLPLGLFRNPAFALTGAVAFCVGAAMFAAILFIPLVLQLVQDRSATASGLMLAAMTTGLLVSSVGVGRMVSRTGRHKAPPVAGSVLITVAMLALTRLDPGTSAAYTVGALTLLGLGIGLVSPVLVAVAQCSVDARDLGIATASVSFFRNLGGTVGSAVGVAVLTHRLADASLDTDRVSTLPEQVDALPAAAQETYALAFAEAATGVFWAAAAVGAVAIVLAALTPALTLGQVLAEEPGDQYAPEPSTRAAAPTSPAS; translated from the coding sequence TGGGCGTCCTCCTCGGGGCGCTGGACGGGACGATGGTGGCGGTGGCGCTGCCGACCATCGTCGGCGACCTCGGCGGCGTCGAGGACACGCACTGGGTCGTGACGGCCTACCTGCTGACCGCGACCGCGTCGACGCTCCTCTACGGGCGGGTCTCGGACCTGTTCGGCCGCAAACCGGTTTTCCTGGCCGCCATCGGGGTCTTCCTCGCCGGGTCCGCGCTGTGCGCGCTGGCGCCCGGCATGGGGACGCTGGCCGCGGCCCGCGCGCTGCAGGGTCTCGGCGGCGGTGGCCTGCTCACCCTCGCCCTGGCGGTGATCGCGGACGTCGTACCGGCCCGGGACCGCGCGAAGTACCAGGGCCTGTTCGGAGCGGTGTTCGGTCTGGCCAGCGTGCTCGGTCCGGTGATCGGCGGCCCGGTCGTCGACGCCGCGGGCTGGCGCTGGCTGTTCCTGCTCAACCTGCCGGTCGGCGCGGTGGTCCTCGCGCTCGTGCTCACCCAGCTGCCGCTGCCGGTGCGCCGCCGCGAGCACGCCCTCGACGTGCGCGGCGCGGTGCTGCTCGCCGGCGCGGTCGGCTGCTTCCTGTGCTGGATCACCCGCGGCCAGGAGGTCGGCTGGGACTCCCCGCAGAGTTGGCTGCTCGGCGTCGCGGCCGCGGTGCTGGCCCCCGCGTTCGTCGCGTCCCAGCGCTCGGCGCCGGAGCCCGTGCTCCCGCTGGGCCTGTTCCGCAACCCGGCCTTCGCGCTCACCGGGGCCGTCGCGTTCTGCGTCGGCGCCGCGATGTTCGCCGCGATCCTGTTCATCCCGCTGGTCCTGCAGCTCGTCCAGGACCGCAGCGCGACCGCGTCCGGCCTGATGCTCGCCGCGATGACGACGGGCCTGCTGGTCAGCTCCGTCGGTGTCGGACGGATGGTCAGCCGCACCGGCCGGCACAAGGCGCCGCCGGTGGCGGGGTCGGTGCTGATCACCGTCGCGATGCTGGCGCTGACCCGGCTCGACCCGGGGACGTCCGCGGCGTACACGGTCGGGGCGCTCACGCTGCTCGGGCTCGGCATCGGGCTGGTGTCGCCGGTGCTCGTCGCGGTGGCGCAGTGCTCGGTCGACGCGCGGGACCTCGGCATCGCGACCGCGTCGGTCTCGTTCTTCCGCAACCTCGGCGGGACCGTGGGGTCCGCGGTCGGGGTCGCGGTGCTCACGCACCGGTTGGCCGACGCCTCGCTCGACACGGACCGGGTCTCGACCCTGCCCGAGCAGGTGGACGCGCTGCCCGCGGCGGCGCAGGAGACCTACGCGCTCGCCTTCGCCGAGGCCGCGACCGGCGTGTTCTGGGCCGCGGCCGCGGTGGGCGCCGTCGCGATCGTGCTTGCCGCGCTCACCCCGGCCCTGACGCTGGGTCAGGTTCTGGCGGAGGAGCCCGGCGACCAATACGCGCCGGAGCCGAGCACGAGGGCCGCCGCGCCCACCAGCCCGGCCTCCTGA
- a CDS encoding ROK family protein: protein MSVALAVDVGGTKLAAGLVDGAGTVLAADRVPTPRSPDAEVIWTALADLVRRVHAKAAAAPVGIGVGCGGPMVWPAGRVSPLNIGGWRDFPLRDRLRDLARELGAGNGSEDDVRIHNDAVCVAVAEHWRGAGRGRANVLGMVVSTGVGGGLVLGGRLVDGARGNAGHIGHVCVDPRGPECACGARGCLEAVASGPRTAAWARDEGWANPAGDDAATLTADARAGHPVALAALRRAGEALGVAIASAAHLCDLDVVAVGGGLAQAGDLLFGPLHAAYEAQARMDFVRATRIVPAALGQEAGLVGAAALVLGSGAYWSPGSSART, encoded by the coding sequence GTGAGCGTCGCGCTGGCGGTCGACGTCGGCGGCACCAAACTGGCCGCCGGCCTCGTCGACGGCGCCGGCACCGTGCTCGCCGCCGACCGCGTCCCCACGCCCCGCTCGCCCGACGCCGAGGTGATCTGGACCGCGCTGGCCGACCTCGTCCGCCGCGTGCACGCCAAGGCCGCGGCGGCCCCGGTCGGGATCGGCGTCGGCTGCGGCGGGCCGATGGTCTGGCCCGCCGGACGGGTCTCGCCGCTGAACATCGGCGGCTGGCGCGACTTCCCGCTGCGGGACCGGCTCCGCGACCTCGCCCGCGAACTCGGCGCCGGGAACGGCTCCGAGGACGACGTCCGCATCCACAACGACGCCGTCTGCGTCGCGGTGGCCGAGCACTGGCGCGGGGCCGGGCGGGGGAGGGCGAACGTCCTCGGCATGGTCGTCTCCACCGGCGTCGGCGGCGGCCTGGTCCTCGGCGGACGGCTCGTCGACGGCGCCCGCGGCAACGCCGGCCACATCGGACACGTCTGCGTCGACCCCCGCGGGCCGGAGTGCGCCTGCGGCGCACGCGGCTGCCTGGAGGCGGTCGCGAGCGGGCCCCGCACCGCCGCGTGGGCCCGGGACGAAGGCTGGGCGAACCCCGCCGGCGACGACGCGGCGACGCTGACCGCGGACGCCCGCGCCGGCCACCCGGTCGCGCTGGCCGCCCTGCGCCGGGCGGGGGAGGCCCTCGGCGTGGCGATCGCGTCGGCGGCCCACCTGTGCGACCTCGACGTCGTGGCCGTCGGGGGAGGGCTGGCTCAGGCCGGCGACCTGTTGTTCGGCCCGTTGCACGCCGCCTACGAGGCACAGGCGCGCATGGACTTCGTGCGGGCGACGCGGATCGTGCCGGCCGCGCTCGGTCAGGAGGCCGGGCTGGTGGGCGCGGCGGCCCTCGTGCTCGGCTCCGGCGCGTATTGGTCGCCGGGCTCCTCCGCCAGAACCTGA
- a CDS encoding MFS transporter, whose product MRSLIQRRFAASEMPREVWVLAAVAFSVALGFGIVAPVIPIFAREFGVGETAAGLVISAFAFMRLCFSPAGGWLVNRFGERVMMATGIGIVAVSSLLTGLAQNYEQMLSLRAAGGVGSVMFSVSAQSLLLRSVAPRMRGQASSKFYGGFLLGGLTGPVFGGILGGISLRLPFFIYAGTLALAGTIAMVFLHRSERMAEASSTSAVPVTTLRTALRDKAYQAALTVNAGTGWAIFGIRSSLVPLFVVEALHRGPLWVGIGLLVGSVVDVVLLQKTGKLADTVGRRPMLLGGTGLGAIGALMLALAPNLPMYLIGMAVIGAAASMLSVGPSAVVGDVVQGRGGTVVSTFGMASDLGAVVGPLAAGALAEHVGYGTAFTSTALVLMIGFAMALRMPETVHRSRPTADSAEGTPEVGEKVVDVLDADGKSHQI is encoded by the coding sequence ATGCGCTCACTGATCCAGCGGAGGTTCGCCGCCTCCGAGATGCCCCGCGAGGTCTGGGTTCTGGCGGCCGTCGCATTCTCCGTCGCCCTCGGGTTCGGCATCGTCGCGCCGGTCATCCCGATCTTCGCCCGCGAGTTCGGGGTCGGGGAGACCGCGGCCGGCCTGGTGATCAGCGCCTTCGCGTTCATGCGGCTGTGCTTCTCCCCCGCCGGGGGCTGGCTGGTCAACCGCTTCGGCGAGCGCGTGATGATGGCGACCGGCATCGGGATCGTCGCGGTCTCCAGCCTGCTCACCGGCCTGGCGCAGAACTACGAGCAGATGCTCTCGCTGCGCGCCGCCGGCGGCGTCGGCTCGGTGATGTTCAGCGTCTCGGCGCAGAGCCTGCTGCTCCGGTCGGTCGCACCCCGCATGCGTGGCCAGGCCAGCAGCAAGTTCTACGGCGGCTTCCTGCTCGGTGGCCTGACCGGACCGGTGTTCGGCGGCATCCTCGGCGGGATCTCGCTGCGCCTGCCGTTCTTCATCTACGCCGGGACGCTCGCCCTCGCCGGCACGATCGCGATGGTCTTCCTGCACCGCTCGGAGCGGATGGCGGAGGCGTCGTCGACGTCCGCCGTCCCGGTCACGACGCTCCGGACGGCCCTGCGCGACAAGGCCTATCAGGCGGCGCTCACCGTCAACGCCGGAACCGGGTGGGCGATCTTCGGCATCCGCAGTTCGCTGGTCCCGCTGTTCGTCGTCGAGGCCCTGCACCGCGGGCCGCTGTGGGTGGGGATCGGCCTGCTCGTCGGGTCGGTCGTAGACGTCGTCCTGCTGCAGAAAACCGGCAAGCTCGCCGACACCGTCGGCCGGCGCCCGATGCTGCTCGGCGGCACGGGCCTGGGCGCGATCGGCGCGCTGATGCTCGCGCTCGCCCCGAACCTGCCGATGTACCTGATCGGCATGGCGGTCATCGGCGCGGCGGCGTCGATGCTCTCGGTCGGGCCGTCGGCGGTCGTCGGGGACGTCGTCCAGGGCCGCGGCGGCACGGTCGTCTCCACGTTCGGCATGGCGAGCGACCTCGGCGCGGTCGTCGGCCCGCTCGCTGCCGGCGCGCTCGCGGAGCACGTCGGCTACGGGACGGCGTTCACCTCGACCGCCCTGGTGCTGATGATCGGCTTCGCGATGGCGCTCCGGATGCCGGAGACCGTGCACCGGTCCCGGCCCACGGCGGACTCAGCCGAGGGCACGCCGGAGGTCGGCGAGAAGGTCGTCGACGTCCTCGATGCCGACGGAAAGTCGCACCAGATCTGA
- a CDS encoding FIST signal transduction protein: MRFGSGVERAATAGDLAGAARLAAATARAALGGEAPDLACVFISGLDVEDIATAGEVVAAELAAGALIGCSASGVIGSGTGCELEPAVAVWAAVLPGARVQTFHLDVVRSPDGLTVLGLPDPEIDDAVGVLLADPWSFPVDGFVELSNEVLPGLPLVGGLAGSALATAGRSTWLACDDDAFDSGAVGVLIGGEVDVSTVVSQGCRPVGPTMVVTGADGNELLSLAGTPASEKLQEVLTALDPEDRELALTGLQIGIAMDEYAEVHERGDFLIRGVAGLHPDRGSIVVGDVVEVGRTVRFQVRDATAAHDELTEVLTRFRTDVGAARGALLFSCNGRGASMFGTADHDAKLVGAGLDVPALAGFFAGGEIGPVGGRNHLHGFTASILAFGGGDS; the protein is encoded by the coding sequence ATGCGGTTCGGCAGCGGTGTGGAACGGGCGGCCACGGCGGGCGACCTCGCCGGCGCCGCACGGCTGGCCGCGGCGACCGCGCGGGCGGCGCTCGGGGGCGAGGCCCCCGACCTGGCCTGCGTGTTCATCAGCGGGCTGGACGTCGAGGACATCGCCACGGCCGGGGAGGTCGTCGCCGCCGAGCTCGCGGCCGGGGCCCTGATCGGCTGCAGCGCGTCCGGGGTGATCGGCTCCGGGACGGGGTGCGAGCTCGAACCGGCGGTCGCGGTCTGGGCGGCGGTGCTGCCCGGCGCCCGGGTCCAGACGTTCCACCTCGACGTCGTCCGCAGCCCGGACGGCCTGACCGTCCTCGGCCTCCCCGACCCCGAGATCGACGACGCGGTCGGCGTGCTGCTCGCCGACCCCTGGTCGTTCCCGGTCGACGGGTTCGTCGAGCTCTCGAACGAGGTCCTGCCCGGGCTGCCGCTCGTCGGCGGCCTCGCCGGTTCGGCGCTCGCCACCGCCGGCCGCTCGACCTGGCTCGCCTGCGACGACGACGCCTTCGACTCGGGAGCCGTCGGGGTGCTGATCGGCGGGGAGGTCGACGTCAGCACCGTCGTCAGCCAGGGCTGCCGGCCCGTCGGGCCGACGATGGTCGTCACCGGCGCCGACGGCAACGAGTTGCTGTCGCTGGCCGGCACCCCCGCGAGCGAGAAACTGCAGGAGGTGCTGACCGCGCTCGACCCCGAGGATCGCGAGCTCGCGCTGACGGGGCTTCAGATCGGCATCGCGATGGACGAGTACGCCGAGGTCCACGAGCGCGGCGACTTCCTCATCCGCGGGGTCGCGGGCCTGCACCCCGACCGCGGCTCGATCGTCGTCGGCGACGTGGTCGAGGTCGGCCGGACCGTCCGGTTCCAGGTCCGCGACGCCACCGCCGCGCACGACGAGCTCACCGAGGTGCTCACGCGGTTCCGGACGGACGTCGGCGCGGCCCGCGGCGCGCTGCTCTTCTCCTGCAACGGCCGGGGCGCGTCGATGTTCGGCACCGCCGACCACGACGCCAAGCTCGTCGGCGCCGGCCTCGACGTGCCCGCCCTCGCCGGCTTCTTCGCCGGGGGCGAGATCGGGCCCGTCGGCGGCCGCAACCACCTGCACGGGTTCACCGCGTCGATCCTCGCCTTCGGCGGCGGGGACTCGTGA
- a CDS encoding vWA domain-containing protein: MSRYRYGPYDDGPDPLAAPYDVRRALDELGDRVLQGGRPEDALRELLHRGAGGRRGLDALRREAAKRRKEIRRRGRADGTLDEVRALVDTAIGQERAQLFGDADDDARFREARLDNVPDGVAQAISELSTYDWRSPEAAQTFAHAQDLLRREVLDSRFAGMKQALQDATPEDMERVRNMLADLNEMLAADDRGELTQDQFDRFMEQYGDFFPDNPQNLDELVDSLARRMAAAQRMMASLTPEQRDELAQLSEGVFSDLGMSAEMGRLSDQLRARRPDLDWDGGSRLNGDQPLGMGDATSAFQDLADAEELMATLGQEYPGASLDDVDEEAVRRALGRGALDDLAELRRIQRELEEQGWLNRSGGRLELTPKAVRRIGQSALRKVFSSLAARQQGTHEIHSAGSAGELTGATRAWQFGDEQPIDVVRTLTNAVRRGGLADDGRIRLDVSDFEVAETERRGRAAVSVLIDMSYSMVLRDTWVAAKTTALALHALVHGMYPSDAVQLVAFSRYAQEISATELATLEPDYVQGTNLQHALLLAGKFLEQHPGSERIVLIVTDGEPTAHLLRDGGVHFDWPPAPSTLSLTYAQIDAMTRRGALLNVFSLDDDPRLAAFCEEVARRSGGRVFYPDPYRLGDYVVSDYLKLRNRNARRRSA, translated from the coding sequence ATGAGCCGGTACCGCTACGGCCCGTACGACGACGGGCCCGACCCGCTCGCCGCGCCGTACGACGTGCGGCGGGCGCTCGACGAGCTCGGCGACCGCGTGCTGCAGGGCGGTCGGCCCGAGGACGCGCTGCGCGAGCTGCTGCACCGCGGCGCGGGCGGCCGGCGCGGGCTGGACGCGCTGCGACGCGAGGCGGCCAAGCGGCGCAAGGAGATCCGCCGCCGCGGCCGCGCGGACGGGACGCTCGACGAGGTGCGCGCGCTGGTCGACACCGCGATCGGGCAGGAGCGCGCCCAGCTGTTCGGCGACGCCGACGACGACGCCCGGTTTCGCGAGGCCCGGCTCGACAACGTCCCCGACGGGGTGGCGCAGGCGATCTCGGAGCTCTCGACCTACGACTGGCGCTCCCCCGAGGCGGCGCAGACGTTCGCCCACGCCCAGGACCTGCTCCGGCGCGAGGTGCTCGACAGCCGGTTCGCGGGCATGAAGCAGGCGCTCCAGGACGCGACCCCGGAGGACATGGAACGCGTCCGCAACATGCTGGCGGACCTGAACGAGATGCTCGCCGCCGACGACCGTGGTGAATTGACGCAGGATCAGTTCGACCGCTTCATGGAGCAGTACGGCGACTTCTTCCCGGACAACCCGCAGAACCTCGACGAGCTCGTCGACTCCCTCGCCCGTCGCATGGCCGCCGCGCAGCGGATGATGGCGTCGCTGACGCCGGAGCAGCGCGACGAGCTCGCCCAGCTCTCCGAGGGTGTGTTTTCCGACCTCGGGATGTCGGCCGAGATGGGCCGGCTCTCCGACCAGCTGCGGGCGCGTCGGCCCGACCTCGACTGGGACGGCGGCTCCCGGCTGAACGGTGACCAGCCGCTGGGCATGGGCGATGCGACCAGCGCGTTCCAGGACCTCGCCGACGCCGAGGAACTGATGGCCACCCTCGGGCAGGAGTACCCGGGCGCGAGCCTCGACGACGTCGACGAGGAGGCGGTCCGCCGCGCCCTCGGCCGCGGGGCGCTCGACGACCTCGCCGAGCTGCGGCGCATCCAGCGCGAGCTGGAGGAGCAGGGCTGGCTGAACCGTTCCGGCGGGCGGCTGGAGCTGACGCCGAAGGCGGTGCGCCGCATCGGGCAGTCCGCGCTGCGCAAGGTGTTCTCCTCGCTCGCCGCCCGGCAGCAGGGGACGCACGAGATCCATTCCGCCGGGTCGGCCGGCGAGCTCACCGGCGCGACCCGTGCGTGGCAGTTCGGCGACGAGCAGCCGATCGACGTCGTCCGCACCCTGACCAATGCCGTCCGCCGCGGGGGTCTGGCCGACGACGGGCGGATCCGGCTGGACGTCAGCGACTTCGAGGTCGCCGAGACCGAGCGCCGCGGCCGCGCGGCGGTGTCGGTGCTGATCGACATGTCGTACTCGATGGTGCTGCGCGACACCTGGGTGGCGGCGAAGACGACCGCGCTCGCCCTGCACGCCCTGGTGCACGGCATGTACCCCTCCGACGCGGTGCAGCTGGTCGCGTTCTCCCGCTACGCGCAGGAGATCTCCGCGACCGAGCTCGCAACGCTGGAGCCCGACTACGTCCAGGGCACGAACCTGCAGCACGCGCTGCTGCTGGCGGGGAAGTTCCTCGAGCAGCACCCGGGCAGCGAGCGGATCGTTCTCATCGTCACCGACGGCGAACCGACCGCCCACCTGCTCCGCGACGGCGGCGTCCACTTCGACTGGCCGCCCGCCCCGTCGACCCTGTCGCTCACCTACGCCCAGATCGACGCGATGACCCGCCGCGGCGCCCTGCTCAACGTCTTCTCCCTCGACGACGACCCCCGCCTCGCCGCGTTCTGCGAGGAGGTCGCGCGCCGCAGCGGCGGCCGGGTCTTCTACCCCGACCCCTACCGCCTCGGCGACTACGTCGTCAGCGACTACCTCAAGCTCCGCAACCGCAACGCCCGCCGCCGCTCCGCCTGA